A genomic stretch from Thunnus maccoyii chromosome 19, fThuMac1.1, whole genome shotgun sequence includes:
- the LOC121885718 gene encoding prosaposin, with protein MMASFQFALLLFIGLQGCALTFNINGLENDALKATDDACQDCTKIFELLADLLSNADLQKKIMDGIENLCDHLPGPASTAKLCKEEVEKMLPVAITFITGAVKPAEICKILGLCGSCEKQKMLSYFVNEALQAAMTNQNALPTSQCSFCIFLVKTLEDLLPKQRTEGAVIKLLEEICHIVPSSYRAQCESVIGKFSKMVLDAILGYATPQSICALIHLCKGQEAPIVDPCTLTTYRCSDFKTAVKCGTVFYCQRFAWKPLN; from the exons ATGATGGCCTCATTCCAGTTTGCATTACTTCTCTTCATTGGTCTCCAAGGCTGTG CTCTGACTTTTAATATCAATGGTTTGGAAAATGATGCACTGAAAGCA ACTGATGACGCCTGCCAGGACTGCACCAAAATATTTGAACTCCTTGCTGACCTGCTTTCCAATGCAGATCTCCAG AAAAAGATCATGGATGGCATCGAAAATCTGTGTGACCACCTGCCCGGGCCAGCCAGTACTGCCAAACTCTGTAAAGAAGAGGTGGAGAAGATGCTTCCAGTGGCCATCACCTTCATCACTGGTGCTGTA AAACCAGCAGAGATCTGCAAAATCCTTGGGCTCTGTGGTTCctgtgaaaagcagaaaatgctcAGCTATTTTGTCAACGAGGCCCTTCAGGCTGCTATGACAAACCAAAAT GCGCTGCCCACATCACAATGCTCCTTCTGCATTTTTCTTGTCAAGACTTTGGAGGACTTGCTGCCTAAACAAAGGACTGAG GGCGCTGTGATCAAGCTGCTGGAGGAGATTTGTCATATCGTGCCCTCCTCCTACCGAGCTCAGTGCGAGTCTGTCATCGGCAAGTTTAGCAAAATGGTGCTAGACGCCATCTTGGGCTACGCCACCCCTCAGTCCATCTGTGCTCTCATCCACCTGTGTAAAGGGCAGGAGGCGCCAATTGTAG acccGTGCACCTTGACGACATACAGGTGCAGTGACTTCAAGACTGCTGTCAAATGTGGA ACTGTGTTCTACTGTCAGAGATTCGCCTGGAAGCCCCTCAACTAA